Below is a window of Impatiens glandulifera chromosome 2, dImpGla2.1, whole genome shotgun sequence DNA.
GGCGTCACCTCTCCCACTATAGTCACTTTCTTCAAGTCCAAATCTATGTTAAACGATGTAACTCCTACAAATAAATGATGTTAACTTTCAATAACatgaaaaatgatataatatgaTGATGGTAGTGGTACCTTCCATCTTGGAGATATGTCTCCTGACCTTCCCCTCGCAGCCCTTGCAATGTATTGATACCATTAGTTCCACAACCTGAGTGCGACGAATGGCACAAGGAGAGTccggttttggttttggttttggtttttggatAGTTTTGATGTGGAGATCGGTGGAATCATGAAGGTTCAGCAGATCAAAGAACCTGTGTCTGTTGCTTTCGTTGAGAAGGTACCTGGAGGATCCAGTGGGAGTGATTGTATGATCATCATGTTCACGGGAAGCTGAGCTTTTCCTTGTGCTGCTTTTGTTGAGATAATTGGACGTTTTGGGATCAATGGGAAGCTGATTCGACGAGCAGGGTCTCCTTTTGGAGTGGCCTACTACTCCGGCGCCTATAGAGCGTGGACCGGCGGGGCGAACGATGGCTCGCGGGTCCATGCTCGAACATATGGCTGTGGAGGCAGGGGAGGAACAAAACAGATCTATGTGCTTCATGGTGGCGCGTGCGTGTGTGTGAAAGAGGAAATAGATATTATTATCTATGGAACATACATCACTACCAAGTGATGATCGCCTTATATAGTGGTGGGGGAATGAATGAGATATTGAAAATCATCAAatttatgtctttttttttacaaaataaaacatgGAGATAAGTTGCATGTAGTACAAGTGATGACATgaatacttatttataaaaatgggAAATGGTAGTACCTTTTTTTGCAATTTGTTGTGTGTTATTTGGAGTATACTTTTTTCTTATTTGGTCAAATGGAACCATGTAAAGAAGGATTTATTTAACCGGGTCTTGACAATTGCAACTTGCAAGGACAGTTTTTGGGCACGGGTTGGTACTAAAAAATGTTCAATGCTTGACTAGTCTTGTGTCATTTGGAAATGTGTATATATGTGATGTGACAGTTAAGGATGTTTTTTCAATACTAATTCTTCTTGGGTAAGGTGAGTTGAGTAGTAAGGAGAAGATCAAATTGAGCTTGGTGTAGAGATGGGCtggattaaaaatatataataataataatattaggaaccctagctaattaattaaagatgatGGAATATTGTCATTGCTACATGCAGAGAATACTTTGTCGCgttcaaattaataaacaccaatattattattattattaagtaatGACAAGAAACCCTAGTTATTAGGGCAATCCGTGAC
It encodes the following:
- the LOC124926107 gene encoding protein SODIUM POTASSIUM ROOT DEFECTIVE 2-like, whose product is MKHIDLFCSSPASTAICSSMDPRAIVRPAGPRSIGAGVVGHSKRRPCSSNQLPIDPKTSNYLNKSSTRKSSASREHDDHTITPTGSSRYLLNESNRHRFFDLLNLHDSTDLHIKTIQKPKPKPKPDSPCAIRRTQVVELMVSIHCKGCEGKVRRHISKMEGVTSFNIDLDLKKVTIVGEVTPLQVLTSISRVKTAQFWPSSSSVC